From one Bacillota bacterium genomic stretch:
- the nuoF gene encoding NADH-quinone oxidoreductase subunit NuoF, translating into MMHELRIVLANYGRIDPENIQDYQAAGGYTALTKALKMSPAQVIEEIKVSGLRGRGGAGFPAGLKWEAVQRAEGSVKYVICNADEGEPGTYKDRLIMEGDPHRLLEAMVIAGYAVGASQGYIYCRGEYALAADRLIRAIGDATTAGFLGQNVLGTNFSFTVEVRLGAGSYVCGEETALLESLEGKRGEPRLKPPYPDSVGLWGKPTLVNNVETLANMPAIINRGGQWFRTIGAPNNPGTKVVTLSGDVKNRTFGEVPTSTTLRQVIFEIGGGVNADRTLKAVQVGGASGAWLSPAELDVELDYDALAKVGASLGSGAIFVLDETRDITEAVKCIARFFARESCGKCVPCREGTFRAYEIMQRIVAGKGNPGDLGELRLLGQLLPQTAFCGLGQTALTPIISSLNRYPADYETKLRY; encoded by the coding sequence CTGATGCACGAATTACGGATCGTCTTAGCTAATTATGGGCGGATTGACCCGGAGAATATTCAAGACTATCAGGCTGCCGGTGGTTACACGGCGTTGACGAAAGCACTCAAAATGTCACCAGCCCAGGTAATTGAGGAAATAAAAGTTTCTGGCCTTCGCGGTCGGGGCGGCGCGGGTTTTCCAGCGGGTTTGAAGTGGGAGGCTGTCCAACGAGCCGAAGGTTCGGTTAAGTACGTGATTTGCAACGCGGATGAAGGTGAACCTGGGACCTATAAAGACCGCTTGATCATGGAAGGCGACCCGCATCGGTTGCTGGAAGCCATGGTCATCGCTGGGTATGCTGTTGGAGCCAGTCAGGGGTACATTTACTGTCGAGGTGAATACGCCTTGGCGGCTGACCGACTGATCAGAGCCATTGGCGATGCCACGACGGCTGGCTTCTTAGGCCAGAACGTCTTGGGCACGAATTTTTCGTTTACGGTTGAAGTCCGGTTGGGGGCCGGTAGCTATGTTTGCGGCGAGGAGACTGCTCTGCTGGAATCCCTGGAAGGAAAACGCGGCGAACCCCGATTAAAACCGCCTTATCCAGACAGCGTTGGGCTCTGGGGCAAACCGACCCTGGTGAACAACGTGGAAACTCTGGCCAACATGCCGGCGATTATCAACCGCGGCGGACAGTGGTTCCGCACCATTGGCGCGCCGAATAACCCTGGCACCAAGGTGGTCACCTTGTCCGGCGATGTGAAAAACCGGACGTTTGGCGAAGTACCGACTTCAACCACCCTGCGCCAGGTAATCTTCGAAATTGGTGGGGGCGTTAATGCTGATCGGACTCTAAAAGCGGTTCAGGTTGGCGGAGCCAGCGGGGCCTGGTTATCACCGGCCGAACTGGACGTAGAGCTTGACTATGACGCGCTGGCCAAAGTCGGTGCCAGCCTGGGCAGCGGCGCTATCTTTGTCCTGGACGAAACCCGCGATATAACTGAAGCAGTCAAGTGTATCGCCAGGTTCTTCGCGCGTGAATCCTGTGGCAAGTGCGTGCCCTGTCGGGAAGGAACATTCAGGGCTTATGAAATTATGCAGCGGATCGTGGCCGGGAAAGGCAATCCCGGTGATCTGGGCGAACTGCGCCTACTGGGACAGCTACTGCCGCAAACCGCTTTCTGCGGGCTTGGCCAAACAGCGCTAACGCCGATAATTAGCAGTTTGAACCGTTACCCAGCTGATTATGAAACCAAACTCCGGTATTAG
- the nuoE gene encoding NADH-quinone oxidoreductase subunit NuoE, translated as MPRLERIIERYKTIPGGLLPALQAIQSEYGYVPRESIARVAAGFGLSPSKVFGVATFYSMLSVVPRGKTVIRLCASAACQLAGGRELLAAFEKELGIKLGETTPDGKISLETTECVGACNLTPVIMINEQPYGNITPEQVPELLQRFRPKEFSPETEFIPYGREV; from the coding sequence TTGCCCAGGCTTGAACGGATCATAGAACGCTATAAAACAATACCGGGTGGGCTCTTGCCAGCACTGCAAGCGATTCAAAGCGAATACGGGTATGTGCCCCGGGAAAGTATCGCCCGAGTAGCGGCTGGGTTTGGCCTCTCGCCCAGTAAGGTTTTCGGGGTGGCTACTTTTTACTCCATGCTGTCCGTTGTTCCCCGTGGTAAAACTGTCATCAGATTGTGTGCCAGTGCGGCCTGTCAGCTGGCCGGGGGAAGAGAACTCCTGGCGGCTTTTGAAAAAGAGCTGGGGATAAAACTGGGGGAAACAACGCCAGACGGAAAAATCTCCCTCGAGACAACCGAGTGTGTTGGCGCCTGCAACCTGACCCCGGTAATAATGATTAATGAACAACCATACGGTAACATTACGCCTGAACAGGTGCCTGAGTTGCTCCAACGTTTCCGGCCTAAAGAATTTTCACCAGAGACTGAGTTTATTCCGTATGGGAGGGAGGTCTAG
- a CDS encoding 2-oxoacid:ferredoxin oxidoreductase subunit beta, with protein sequence MLVDEAIYRYLREDKLPLMWCPGCGNGIILKTIVRAMAELALDPTKTVVVTGIGCWGKADDYLGVHTLHCTHGRALAYATGIKAARPELKVIVLMGDGDAATIGGNHLIHAARRNIDLTAIVSNNYNYGMTGGQYSGTTPLGSITTTSQYGTVEEGFDLCNLVIGAGGSYVARGTVFHVKELKRILVEAIRKKGFSFVDVINNCPTHFGRNNKMGGPKEMMHRLKEIAVSRQTWERLSAAEKKGKLVIGELLDINQPEFTDRYAALRQRAQGNGGGVGTFLR encoded by the coding sequence ATGCTCGTCGACGAGGCGATCTATCGCTATCTACGGGAAGATAAATTACCTTTAATGTGGTGCCCAGGCTGCGGCAATGGTATTATTCTGAAAACAATTGTCCGCGCGATGGCCGAGCTTGCACTTGACCCGACCAAAACCGTAGTCGTCACCGGGATTGGCTGCTGGGGCAAAGCTGATGATTATCTGGGGGTTCACACCCTTCACTGCACCCATGGACGAGCCTTGGCCTATGCTACCGGCATCAAGGCGGCTCGCCCGGAACTGAAAGTCATCGTGCTGATGGGGGACGGGGACGCGGCTACCATCGGCGGTAATCATCTCATCCATGCCGCCCGGCGCAACATCGATTTGACCGCCATTGTTTCTAACAACTACAATTATGGCATGACCGGCGGCCAGTACTCCGGCACTACCCCGCTGGGCAGTATTACCACCACTTCCCAGTATGGCACAGTAGAAGAGGGTTTTGACCTTTGCAATCTGGTGATTGGTGCGGGTGGGAGCTATGTTGCCCGTGGTACAGTGTTCCATGTCAAAGAACTGAAACGAATCCTGGTGGAAGCGATTCGCAAGAAAGGCTTCTCCTTTGTCGATGTCATCAACAACTGCCCGACCCACTTTGGCCGTAACAATAAAATGGGTGGTCCGAAGGAAATGATGCACCGGCTGAAAGAAATAGCCGTGAGTCGGCAGACCTGGGAACGTCTTTCCGCGGCGGAGAAAAAAGGAAAACTTGTCATCGGTGAGTTGTTGGATATCAACCAACCGGAGTTTACGGATCGCTACGCTGCGCTTCGCCAGCGGGCGCAAGGCAATGGAGGAGGAGTTGGCACATTCCTGAGGTAG
- a CDS encoding 2-oxoacid:acceptor oxidoreductase subunit alpha: MERRKGVKFLQGNEACAEGAFAAGARFYAGYPITPSSEIAEMAAYHLPKLGGTFLQMEDEISSIAAVIGASLAGVKSFTATSGPGFSLMQENLGVAILSEVPCVIIHVMRSGPSTGLATRPAQADIMQARWGTHGDHAIIALAAASVQECFELTVTAFNFAERFRTPVILLSDEIVGHMRESVVLPDPAELKIINRKSPTGDPAQYRPFAPDDDLIPPMSAFGSEYIGHANSSMRDETGFPNNTPANAERVIRRLYDKIYRHRHEIILTREFYLDDAEIGLVAFGATSRAAREAVMRARREGIKAGLLQLKTIWPFPDEAVSHLLTQARTVIVPEMNLGQLVLEVQRVNKLDRPVHSLTRVDGQLLNANQILAKIREVK, encoded by the coding sequence ATGGAGCGTAGAAAGGGTGTCAAGTTTCTTCAGGGTAATGAAGCCTGTGCCGAGGGTGCTTTTGCGGCTGGGGCCCGTTTCTATGCCGGGTATCCCATTACCCCTTCTTCGGAAATTGCCGAAATGGCGGCCTACCACCTGCCCAAGCTGGGTGGGACTTTCTTGCAAATGGAAGACGAGATTTCGAGTATCGCTGCAGTGATCGGCGCTTCGTTAGCCGGGGTGAAATCGTTTACAGCTACCAGTGGTCCCGGCTTCTCCTTAATGCAGGAAAACTTGGGAGTGGCAATCCTGTCTGAAGTTCCGTGTGTGATCATCCACGTGATGCGATCAGGACCCAGCACCGGCTTGGCGACCCGCCCGGCCCAGGCGGACATCATGCAGGCGCGCTGGGGAACCCATGGTGACCACGCCATCATTGCTCTGGCGGCGGCCTCTGTTCAGGAATGCTTTGAATTGACGGTCACGGCCTTTAATTTTGCTGAGCGGTTTCGAACCCCGGTGATTCTGTTATCTGACGAAATTGTCGGGCACATGCGGGAAAGCGTTGTTTTGCCGGACCCGGCAGAACTGAAAATCATCAATCGTAAGTCGCCGACTGGGGACCCGGCCCAGTACCGACCGTTTGCCCCGGATGACGACCTGATTCCCCCGATGTCGGCTTTTGGTAGCGAGTATATCGGGCATGCCAACAGCTCAATGCGCGATGAAACCGGCTTTCCCAACAATACCCCGGCTAATGCTGAGCGGGTCATCCGTCGTCTCTATGACAAGATTTACCGCCACCGTCATGAGATTATCTTAACGCGGGAGTTCTACCTGGATGATGCAGAGATTGGCCTGGTGGCCTTCGGGGCGACATCGAGGGCGGCCAGAGAAGCTGTCATGCGGGCCAGACGGGAAGGAATCAAGGCCGGTTTGCTGCAACTCAAGACTATCTGGCCGTTCCCTGACGAGGCGGTCAGCCACCTGTTAACCCAAGCCCGGACAGTTATCGTACCCGAGATGAACCTGGGACAGTTGGTCTTGGAGGTCCAAAGGGTGAATAAGCTGGACCGGCCCGTGCATAGTCTGACCCGGGTTGATGGTCAACTACTTAACGCCAACCAAATCCTGGCCAAGATACGGGAGGTGAAATAA
- a CDS encoding 4Fe-4S binding protein has protein sequence MDIRIDQKLCKQCGICAEFCPVQALELSELGEPEYRYPERCVGCQMCYFRCPDFALRVYDLGGEANGA, from the coding sequence ATTGATATCCGGATCGACCAGAAACTCTGCAAACAGTGTGGGATCTGTGCAGAGTTCTGCCCGGTTCAGGCACTGGAACTGAGTGAATTGGGCGAGCCAGAGTACCGTTATCCTGAACGCTGTGTCGGCTGCCAAATGTGTTATTTCCGCTGCCCGGATTTTGCTTTGCGGGTATATGATTTGGGGGGTGAAGCCAATGGAGCGTAG
- a CDS encoding Glu/Leu/Phe/Val dehydrogenase: MSKTALEVAQEQLAMAAKYMNLEPQIYEMLKEPMRMVTVRIPVRMDDGSVQVFTGFRAQHNTALGPTRGGTRFHPEETADDVKALSLWMTMKNALNEIPNGGGKGGIIVDPDKLSKGELERLCRGYVRAIGPIIGAWKDFPGADIGTSAQTQSWMLDEWEAMNMHHEPGGISGKLMVLGGSEGRPEATSMGCLFATREVARVLGLEMNKLTAVVQGFGKVGWHLAKLYQRDGVKVLAVSDVNGGIYNPEGLDIIDVHDYAERTGTVVGYPKAQAIDNASLLELECGILAPCAVQNVITEENAPRIKAKMIIEGANGPTTPEAEEILIKNGVFIAPDIWANSGGTQVAHFERIQNLHDNRWTEEEVNAKLERIIGKVFKEIYKLHKEQNISMRLACWVRAITKVTEAMKARGWV, translated from the coding sequence ATGAGTAAAACTGCGCTGGAAGTTGCCCAGGAACAATTAGCTATGGCAGCCAAGTACATGAATCTGGAACCACAGATCTATGAAATGCTGAAAGAGCCAATGCGCATGGTGACTGTCCGGATTCCGGTGAGAATGGATGATGGCTCTGTCCAGGTGTTTACCGGTTTTCGGGCTCAACACAACACCGCGCTAGGCCCAACCCGCGGAGGGACGAGGTTCCACCCGGAGGAAACTGCTGATGATGTTAAAGCCCTGTCTTTGTGGATGACGATGAAGAACGCCCTCAACGAGATCCCGAACGGGGGTGGCAAGGGTGGTATTATCGTTGATCCCGATAAACTATCCAAAGGAGAACTAGAGAGGCTGTGCCGGGGATATGTTCGGGCGATTGGTCCGATCATCGGGGCGTGGAAGGACTTCCCGGGGGCAGATATTGGTACCTCGGCACAGACGCAGAGCTGGATGCTAGACGAATGGGAAGCCATGAATATGCACCACGAGCCGGGGGGAATAAGTGGTAAATTAATGGTCCTGGGCGGCTCAGAGGGCCGGCCGGAAGCGACCAGTATGGGTTGCTTGTTTGCTACCCGGGAGGTAGCCAGAGTTCTGGGCTTGGAAATGAACAAACTGACGGCGGTTGTCCAGGGGTTTGGCAAGGTGGGCTGGCACCTGGCTAAACTGTACCAGCGTGACGGGGTCAAAGTCCTGGCGGTGAGTGATGTTAATGGAGGTATTTATAATCCCGAAGGCTTGGATATTATTGATGTTCACGATTATGCAGAACGTACCGGAACCGTGGTTGGTTATCCGAAAGCCCAGGCGATCGACAATGCCAGCTTGCTGGAGCTTGAGTGTGGCATTCTGGCCCCGTGTGCTGTGCAAAACGTGATTACTGAAGAAAACGCGCCCCGGATCAAGGCTAAAATGATTATTGAAGGAGCCAATGGGCCGACTACTCCTGAAGCCGAAGAAATCCTCATTAAAAACGGCGTATTTATCGCGCCGGATATTTGGGCCAATTCGGGAGGGACGCAGGTTGCCCACTTTGAACGGATCCAGAACCTCCATGATAATCGTTGGACCGAGGAGGAGGTTAATGCTAAGCTGGAGCGGATCATTGGGAAAGTGTTTAAAGAGATTTATAAACTCCATAAGGAACAAAATATATCTATGCGGTTGGCTTGCTGGGTCCGGGCGATTACTAAAGTGACCGAGGCAATGAAAGCCAGAGGTTGGGTCTAG